From Candidatus Cloacimonadota bacterium:
CGATCCTCCCGACGCCTGGGAAATCCGCCGCAACAACAGGATCGCGGAGCGTCAGGGCAACCGCAATCCCTTCATAGACATGCCCGGTTACGCTGCCAGGATTTGGGCGCCCTGTCCGCTGTTCAATTCCGACATCACCGCCAACGGTTTCACAGCCAACTGGAGTGTTCCCATCACCGCCACCAAATACTATCTGCAGGTTGCAACGGACAGCCTCTTTACCAATATCGTTAGCGGTTACTCCAACTTGAACGTGAACCTGTCCACCTCCAAAGCAATCACCGGCCTAAACGCTGGCGGGACATATTATTACAGGCTCCGCAGCTATTTTGAGGACGACTACGGGATGTGGTCACCCTATATGCAAGTTGTGCTGGAAAGCCCTGTGACCGCGACTGCGACCATAACGCCCTCACAAACCCTGGAAGAGGTGAATCTCGATGGAGCGATCATCACTTTGACACTTTCCGATTCCACTTTCCACGACAACGTGCTGATTGCTGCCAATTTCACCCTAAACAACGCTCCAATGGGGCTAAGCGTACAAAGCGTCAGTTACGTCAATTCGACCACGGCAACCATCACGCTGGCTTACACCGGAGCGGATTTCGACGTCAATTATCCGGCTTTCTCAGTAACCATTGCTGCCTCAGAGATCAGCGTGGATTATCCTGTTACCAGCAACGCTGTTATCATCCACGCCCATGTGGAAGGAACAACCACCATCGCGCTGGAAGGGGCTTACCTCAAGCTAACAATTACGCCGGTTTCGGGCGCTCAATCCTATGTTGTTTATGGATGTTCCGACCCCTTCGGTAGCTATGGGCTGATCACTAACGCGGGAACCTTCGGCACCGGATCAGAAGCCAATGTCTGGCGGATTCCGGCTGATTACTTCACTGAAAACAGACATTTCTTCAAAGTATCCGCAATACTCTGAACACCGTCTGATGCAATATGCGGGCTGCCAGCCGCCAAGCCGGCAGCCCGTTTTTTTCGACCCTCTTTCAAGCCAGGTAGAAACAATCCGCGGACATCCTGGCGTCCAGCGAACGAAGTGAGCACGGACGACAGGATATGTTGTGGAAATCATCCACTGCTGCCGTCGATGCTTGTCACTTGCTCGACTCCAGCGTATAATCAGGGAGAAGCGACGCCGTCTGGCCGTTAAGGCCTTGCCCTGTGTTCCGGAAGCGCCTCCCGCACAATGCCCGCATTTGATGCGGGTATCATGCGAGAGGCGTGGGAGAGGGATGGACGCGGGCGCTCAGGGTGTAACCGACGGAAGGTTACGAAGAATGAGCAGGAAAAGTAACATCTGCCGGTAATACTCATCGAAGGAGCCAAACTGACCGCGAGAGCGTATGGACGGATATATTCATTGACAAAGAGGACAGCGCCGGAATTTATGGATTTTTGAGTGAAAATATCTGGAGTTATTGATGCAAGCATTATTTGGTGGAATCCTGGCCTTCCAGTGGCAACAGGCGGTGATGATCCTGATCGGCTTGGTGCTGATCTGGCTGGCCATCGCGAAAAAATATGAGCCGACCCTGCTGCTGCCAATCGGGTTTGGGACCATTCTCACGAATATACCCTTCTCCGCGGCTGTGGGAGAGCACGGACCGCTGCAGATCCTGTTCAATGCAGGCATCGCCACAGAGCTTTTCCCGCTGCTGATCTTCATCGGCATCGGCGCCATGATAGACTTCACGCCCCTGCTCAAAAACCCTTTCATGCTGCTTTTCGGCGCGGCGGCTCAACTAGGCATCTTCGTGACCTTTTCCGCTGCCACCCTGCTTGGCTTCAGCCTGAAACAGGCTGGCGCGATCGGCATCATCGGCGCGGCTGACGGCCCCACCTCGATTTACGTGGCCAACCGTTTCGCGCAGGACCTGCTGCCGGCGATTTCCGTGGCTGCCTATTCCTACATGGCTTTGGTGCCCATCATCCAACCGCCTGTGATCAAACTGCTTACCTCCAAGGAAGAACGCAAGATCCGCATGGACTACCAGGCCGGGGAAGTTCCCAAAGTGGTGAAAATCATCTTCCCCATCGCCATCACGCTGATCGCCGGGATTTTTGTGCCGGCTTCAGCGGCGCTGATCGGCTTTTTGATGTTCGGTAACCTGATCCGCGAATGCGGCGTGCTGGAAAGTCTGTCCAAATCAGCGCAGAATGAACTGGCCAACTTGGTGACGATCTTTCTGGGCATCAGCATCGCCTCCACGATGCGCGGAGAGGCTTTCCTGAGGCCGCAAACCCTTCTGATATTCATACTTGGGCTGGTGGCCTTCATTTTCGATACCGCCGGCGGAGTGCTCTTCGCAAAATTCATTAACCTTTTCCGCAAGAACAAGATAAACCCGATGATCGGAGCCTGCGGGATATCGGCCTTTCCGATGTCCGCGAGGGTTATCCATCAGATGGGGCAAAAAGAAGACCCCTTCAACTTCCTGCTGATGCCGGCTGTGAGCGTCAACGTGGGCGGCCAGATCGGTTCTGTGATCGCCGGCGGCCTCATTCTGGCGCTGTTGGGGAATGCATGAGCATTGATCTTGACGCTTTACTGGAGCAGGCCCAGGCCGCGATGGAAAAGGCTTACGCGCCTTATTCCGGGTTCCGGGTGGGGGCCGCTCTACTCTGCGCTGATGGCAGCGTGGTCACAGGCTGCAACGTGGAAAATTCATCTTATTCCCTGACCATCTGCGCCGAGCGCAATGCCCTCTTCGCCGCTGTGAATCAAGGCAAGCGGGATTTCCTTGCCATTGCCATCTATGTGGATTCTGATGAGATGTTCCCTCCCTGCGGTGCTTGCCGTCAGGTTTTGGCGGAATTCAGCCCCCGCCTGCAAATCCTCTATGCCAATCGCCTTGGCAGCATCAGCAGCGACCTGGAATCCCTCCTGCCCCAAGCATTTAGCCTAAGAGAAGAATGAAATCCAGCCTTCCCGAATTGCTCCATTGCCGGGTCTGCCCCCAAAACTGTGGCGTGAACCGTTACGAAGGCACAGGATTCTGCGGAGCGGGAGCATCAATCAAGGTAAACAGCGCGCACCTGCATCACGGCGAGGAACCTGTTCTCAGCGGCACCGGAGGCAGCGGCACCATTTTCCTTTCCTATTGCAACCTTCGCTGCGTTTTTTGTCAGAACCACCAGATATCACATCTGGGCTGGGGCAGTGAGATCAGCGAAGAGGATTGCGCCGGGATGATGCTACGTTTGCAGAAAGCCGGAGCCCACAATGTAAATCTGGTCTCACCAACGCAATACACACCTCAGCTTGCTACAGCGATAAAGCTGGCTCGGGCCGGAGGCCTCTCTATCCCAGTGGTTTGGAACAGCAACGCTTATGAAACCGTCGAATCCCTTCAAACCCTGGCCGGGCTGGTGGACATCTATTTGCCTGACCTCAAATACGCGCATCCAGCCTATTCCCTAACATACTCCCAAGCAAGGGATTATCCAGCCATATCCTTGAAAGCCGTGCAAGTAATGCAGAGCCAGGTAGGTAAGCTTGTGATATCCAATAGCGGATTGGCCCTTCGCGGGCTTCTGGTGCGGCATCTGGTGCTGCCCAACCGTCTGGCCGGCACGCGTGACCTGCTCTACACCCTGCGCGAAACCCTGGGCGAGGGTGTTTCCCTCAGTCTGATGGCCCAATACTATCCTACAGCCGCGGCTCAAAACATCCCCGAACTGGCCCGCGGTCTTCATCCCGAGGAATACGCCGAGTCGCTGGATCTGGCCATGAACCTTGGTTTTACCGATGTTTACGCTCAGGAACTCGACCCCTCACCAGACTGGACCCCGGCTTTTTCACCGGAAAAATCCGGACCAGATGAACCCATCACCCATTTTCACGGAAAAACACATAATGCCAAATAGATTCAAAGCCATGCTTCTGGGCATGATCCTGCTCTCATGTTGGGCCTCTTTTCTTGGCGCCGACATCAATCTGCTCTACATGCCTGCCAAGATTCCCAAAAAACTGCCCACTCAAACCCTGGAAAACCGTTCCTACGTGGCGCTGGAAAAGATGAACACGCTGCTCCAATCCATGATCAGGGTTGAATACAGCGAGTATAACGACCACCGTATAAACATCTGGTACAATGGCCAGCAGTTCACTTTCATCACCAACTCGCCTTATTACAGTTTTGCAGAGGGTGTGTTCAACATGCAGTACCCCTTTTTGCAGATGGGTGCTGAATACTATCTTCCGGAAACCTTCTTCCTGCAGAACCTGCCGCTTCACTTCCCAAAGGATATCTATCTCAAAGACAAGGTGTTACACATACCCCGCCCAGTGGACAAAGGCGTGGTCCGCATCGTGCTTGACCCTGGCCATGGCGGTAAAGACCCCGGCGCGGTGGGGAAAAACGGGACCCGAGAAAAGGACATTAACCTGAACGTGGGCCTCATGCTGAAATCGATGCTGGAAAAAGAGCTGGGTGTGGAGGTGCTGATGACCCGCTCCGATGACCGCTTCATTCCCCTTTCAGGGCGAACCAAATTTGCCATGGACAAAAAGGCCGACCTGTTTGTGAGCCTGCACACCAACGCCTCCAAAAACCGCAGCGCAAAAGGCCTCGAAACATACTATCTTTCAACCTCTTCCACTTCCGATTCACGGGCCGAGGAAGCTCTGGAAAACGACGTGGTTGAGCTTTACGAAGGAGCCGGGGCAAAGAAAAAGTACGACGCGCTTGACTTCATCCTCAGCGACCTGAGCCAGACCACATATCAGGAATACAGCAACGAACTGGCAACCCTGGTCCAGCGCAACATGGTTTCAGGAGTGCAAGGCCAGGACCGGGGCGTGAAACAAGCCAGCTTTTACGTTTTACGAGGAGCCTTCATGCCCGCCATCCTGATCGAGATGGGATTCATCTCAAACCTCAACGAGGAAGCTGCACTGGCCAACAAACAGTATCAGGAACGCATGTCCCGCACCATCTTTGAAGGCATCAAGCGCTTCAAATACAGCTACGACAGGGTTCTCAAGACCAATTGAAGCATCCATGCCGCTGAAAGTGATGAAAGTCCAACCCCGCAGCCCAGCCGCCAAAGCCGGGATCAAGGACGGCGATACCATTCTCAGCATCAACGCCATGCCCATCAACGACTTTTTCGACCTTGAGTATTACGGCAACGATTACCAGCTTGAGTTTGAACTGAAGGGTTCAGACAGTAACTGTAGAATTCTCACCTTGCTGCGCCAGCCGAACAAGCCCCTGGGCATTGAGCCAGAACCCCACGAAGTTGCTTCCTGCGCCAACAGCTGCGTTTTTTGCTTCATCGACCAGTTGCCGTCCGGATTGCGCCCCACCCTCTATCAAAAAGATGACGACTATCTCTTTTCCTACGTATTCGGGAATTACATCACGCTGAACAACCTGAGCCCCACTCAGCTCAAACGCATTGTGAATCAGCATATCAGCCCGCTCTATGTCTCCGTGCATAGCACCGATCCCATGCTTCGGAAGAAGCTGATGCGCTACCGGACTGATTTTGACCTGCTTCAAACCCTGCGTTACCTTTCCGGCCAGGGAATCGACTTTCACCTCCAAATAGTCTGTGTGCCGCAATACAACTGTGGAGACCGGCTCCGCGCCACTCTCAGCGATCTGCTGGCTGGTTCCGTGAATGTTTTGTCCATCGGAGTGGTGCCAGTTGGCCTAACCGGTTTCCGGGAAAACCTTACAGAACTTAAGCCCTTCACAGCGGAGCTCGCGGCGGAAACCATCACCATCATCGATTCTTTCAGGCAGCAGGGCCAGCCAGTCCAAGCCGCGGACGAGCTTTACGTCATGGCAGGCCTGTCTGTTCCGGACGAACATTATTATGGGGATTTTCCCCAGTTGGAAAACGGGATCGGCATGCTCCGCCTCAGCAGGATGAATTTCCGCAGGCGCCGCAGTGCCTTAATCAAAGAGCTGGACAAAGCCGGGATGCCTTTAGTGATGCTGACCTCGCGTTCGGCAGAATCCACAATCAAAGAACTGGCCAGCAGGCTGGAACCAAAGCTGGAAAAAGCCTCTGTGCGGGTGAAAGCCATAGCCAACAACTGGTTGGGAGGCCAGGTTAGCGTGAGCGGTCTGCTCGCGGCGAAGGACATTCTGGAACAACACAATGCAACCGGAAACGAAGGCCTGATCGTGCCTTCCAATATTTTCAACCATGACGGGATTACCCTGGACGACGTTTCCCAGATCGAATTCCGTGACCTCTTGGGCCGGCCACTGCTAGTGGTGGACCAGTATTTCGAGGATTGGGAATGGATCTGACCAATAACACAATCATAACAATCCGACCTCAAAAACGGGAGAATAACCTATGAAACAAGCTGCACTGATAGTTTTGGCACTCATCCTGTTGCTGGCTTCCTGCATGAGTGAAGCCGACAAACTGGAAAAGGCGAATCTTGAACTCGGTTCAAAGAAGAATCCGATCAAGATGTATTTCGTTCCCTCGATGGAAGCCTCCACCGTGGTCACCAGCGGAGAGGCCATCGCCGCCTGGCTGGAACAGGAAACCGGATACAAATTCAAAGTGGCCGTGCCCACCAGTTATGCTGCCGTGGTGGAAGCCATCGGCGCCTATCAGGCCGATGTGGCCTGGCTGCCAACTTTCGCCTACGTGTTGGCTGAGGAAAAATACGAGGCTGAAGTGCAGTTCATGACAATCCGCAACGGTCTGAACAAATATTGTGGGCAATTCGTGGCCCGCGCCGACAGCGGCATCGACAGCCTGAGCCAAATCGAGGGAAAGGTGGTGGCATACACCGACGCGGCTTCAACCTCCGGCTACATCTATCCTTCCGCCATTCTTAAACAGCAGGGCATCAATCCAGCCAGATACACCCTCGCAGGAGGCCATCCGCAAGCAATCACAGCAGTTTACAACGGGACAGCGGACGCAGCCTGCACCTACTGGTCGCCCCCAGATGCCAGCGGCAAACCAATGGATGCCAGGGAAAAGTTGCTGGAGACCTATCCTGATGTCTTTTCCAAGCTGAAAATAGTGGCTCTCACCGATTCCATTCCCAACGACACAGTCACTTTCCGGCGAGGCATGCCTGACGAGGTGAAAACAAAGCTGGTGCAAGCTTTGGAGAAATTCGCCGGCACCAAGGACGGACAGGCCATCATGAAAGAGCTTTACGATATAGACGGCCTAACCCGCGCCACCGATGCCGATTATGACATTGTGCGCCAGACCCTTAAAGCGCTAGACAAAGACCCCAGGCAGTTTCTCAAAGACTGAGGCGGGATGGCTCAGCTCGAGATAAAAGACCTTCGCAAAACCTATGACCACAAGGTCTGGGCTTTGGACAAAGTCAGCTTCGATGTCCAAAAGGGTGATTTCATCATCCTGCTGGGCCTCTCCGGCAGCGGCAAGTCAACCCTCCTGCGCTGCATAAACAGGCTGATAGAGCCGGATGGGGGCGACGTCCTCTACGAAGGAAAATCGGTGCGCGCCCTGTCACCAACTCAGTTGCGAAGATACCGCCGCAGCATCGCCATGGTCTTTCAGCAGTTCAACCTTGTAAAAAACCTCAGCGTGCTCACCAATGTGCTCACGGGGCGGCTGGGATATCACGGCTTGCTGGACAAATACAGCGCCTCGGAAATCGACGCGGCCTACCATAATCTGGACCGGGTGGGCTTGAAAAAATATGCCAAGCGGCAGGTGAAAAGCCTCTCCGGCGGCCAGCAGCAAAGGGTGGCCATCGCCCGGGCCCTGATGCAAAATCCGGCTATTGTCCTGGCTGACGAACCCGTTGCCAGCCTCGATCCCGCCACCGCTGATTCCATCATGCAATATCTGGCTGAAATCAATTCCGAAGGCATCTCCGTGCTCTGCTCGCTGCATTTCCTTTCCCTCGCCCGCCGCTACGGCAACCGCGTTGTCGCACTCAAGGACGGGCTAAAGGTTTATGAGGGCCTGCCCGTCGAGATAGACAACGCCCGCTTCAAACAAATCTACGGCCAGGACGCGGAAGAGGTCTAAGCTCCCTTTCAGGCAAACTCTTCCGACATCCTGATCCCATTTCCGGCGCAAGCCTGATAAATTCCCTAAGCCGGAATAAGCCCGCTTCCCAAAAACCTGATCCGTCCTTAGCCCCATCACATTCGCCCCTTGCCTGCCTCCCTCAAGGCTCCCGCATTCCAGACGGGAGGTGTGCGGGAGGCCCAAAATAGGCGGACAGGATGGGGCTAAGGACGGAACCATCAGGTAATCAACTGACTTCCAAGCCCAAACCTACAGAAAGTGGGCAACAACCATTGCTAAACGGAACTGCCAAAAACCTAAAAACGAATCCTTGACAAATATCCCCAGTTGAAATACAAAGTTTTTTTCCTTAAATGGAGTAGAATATGCTTACTTGGGAACTACGAGCCACGGGGCGCGTCCAATTCGTCGGTTTCCGCAGATTCGCGCGGACTTGCGCTCTGCGGTGCTCGCTCACTGGCTGGGTTCGCAACCAGGGTGACGGCAGCGTGCTGATCGAAGCCACCGGGGACAGGGACAAGCTTGAGCTATTCTGCGAGCTGCTGCGTGCCGGCAACAGGTTTGTTGATGTGCGCGAGCTGCGCATCAGGGAACAAGACGAAACGGTTGTTTACGATGATTTTACGATACGATAAAAAGACCCGAAGCGGGACAGGCGGTCCGTGCCATCGCCGCGGGCCTGCATGGAAGCTGTCCATTGTGGTGTTGGCCTTACTGCTGCCGGTTTGGTTGGCGGCGGAGATGGTCACCCATAAGGTGCAAAAAGGTGACACTCTTTACTCGCTGAGCAAGAAATACCAGGTGTCTATCGAAGAGATTTGGGAATTGAACGGCCTTACCAGCAACAATATCGGTGTGGGGCAGGTTTTGAAGATTAAAAAAGCTGAGCCCGTCAAACCGGATTTCAAAACTCCCCCCGTCAAGCCCGCCCAGACAGAAACCTCTCCTTCTCCGCCGCCAGCGGAACCGCCCGACCATAGCAAACTCAACCTTCCGGACGATTACTACTACACTGTGCAGGCGGGCGAAACAGCTTTCCGCATAGCCGTAAACCACAAACTGACACCAAGTGATTTTCTACGCTGGAACAACCTTCCAGCTGAAAACCCGCCGATAAAACCGGGTGATCGCCTTATCATCAAGGACCCGGCAAGTTTTAACCCCGCGGAGGAGAAGCCGGCGGAACAGGGAGCCACAATCCAGGCCGCGACGCCTGCCCCGGCCGACACACTGCTGCTGGATCAGGTTTACGTGGTGAAGAGAAAAGACACCCTGTTCAGCATCGCCAAGGCCCACGGAACCACCGTGGACGACATCAAAGCCCGCAACAACCTCTCTTCCAACGACATCAGCGTGGGCCAGAAACTCTGGTTGACCGGAACTCCGCCTGCCGACCAGGCCTCCGGCTCAACCTCTAAGGTCCGCACTGATTGCATCATGCCAACCAATGGCAGGGTAACCTCGGAATTTGGCATGCGCCGTGGCCGTCCCCACAAGGGCATCGACATCGCCAACAAATCCGGAACGCCGATCTACGCGGTTTTGGACGGAGTGGTTGTCTATTCCGGGACTCAGCGCGGCTACGGGAATGTTGTCCTGATCGAGCATCCGAACTTTGTGATGACGGTTTACGCCCACAACGAAAAGAACTTGGTGAACGTGGGCGACCACGTGAGCCAGGGTCAGCAAATCGCCAGAATGGGCTCCACCGGAAATTCCACCGGCCCCCATCTGCACTTTGAATACCGTGTCAAGGGGACGGCTCTAAATCCCCGCAAGGTGTTGCCGTTATAATGTTTAAGGCAAACGGGTCCTAATGAACCGGGAAAATGTTTTTGCGGACCAGGCGCTGCAAAATTACCTGAAGGAAATATCCAAGTTTAAGGCCCTGAGCCGCGAAGAGGAATACGAACTGGGCGTCCGGGCCAAAGCCGGTGACCAGGATGCCATAAACCAGTTGGTGCAGGCGAACCTCAAGTTCGTAGTCAAGATAGCCGCCCGCTACCAAAACAGGGGCCTTTCCCTTTCCGAACTGATCAGCGAAGGCAACATCGGCCTGCTGAAAGCGATCGAGAAATTCGATCCGGAAAAAGACATCAAACTAATATCCTACGCCATCTGGTGGATAAAACAGCGCATCATGCTGGCTGTTTCGGAAAAAAGCTCCCTTATTCGCGTGCCTCTGGGCAAATCAAGCTCCGTCCACCGGGTGAAAGCCACTCGGGACCGTATGTACGCCGAGACCGGGCTCAAGCCATCCAATGAGGAACTGAGCGAAAAGATGAACATCACGGAGAAATCCATCGAACAGCTTCAAGACCAGATGGTCGAAACGACCTCATACGACGAACTTATCTCCTACGGTGATTTCCAGGAATTTACCACCCGCGACATGATCGCGGACGACGATTTGGTCGACCCTCAGCAGATTTATCACCGCGAACGCCTGCAGCATAAGATCAACCGGGCCATCGAAAAGCTGGACCAGCGCGAAGCTGACATCATCCGCACTTATTATGGCCTGAACGCCGGGCAGGAAACCCAGAACTTTGCCCGGATCGCTGAAAAGATGGGGCTTTCGCGGGAAAGGGTGCGCCAAATCCAGAAAGAAGCGCTGAAGAAAATTCTATCCGACCTCAAGCCAGAGGAGGATGCCCTGGTGGACGAATTTATAGAAAAATACAGCACCTGAGCCTGTCTCGGGTAGCGGAGAACAGACATGTATAAGAACTTCGACGAAATGGTGAGCGCCGTGAAA
This genomic window contains:
- a CDS encoding sodium ion-translocating decarboxylase subunit beta, translated to MQALFGGILAFQWQQAVMILIGLVLIWLAIAKKYEPTLLLPIGFGTILTNIPFSAAVGEHGPLQILFNAGIATELFPLLIFIGIGAMIDFTPLLKNPFMLLFGAAAQLGIFVTFSAATLLGFSLKQAGAIGIIGAADGPTSIYVANRFAQDLLPAISVAAYSYMALVPIIQPPVIKLLTSKEERKIRMDYQAGEVPKVVKIIFPIAITLIAGIFVPASAALIGFLMFGNLIRECGVLESLSKSAQNELANLVTIFLGISIASTMRGEAFLRPQTLLIFILGLVAFIFDTAGGVLFAKFINLFRKNKINPMIGACGISAFPMSARVIHQMGQKEDPFNFLLMPAVSVNVGGQIGSVIAGGLILALLGNA
- a CDS encoding cytidine deaminase, producing MSIDLDALLEQAQAAMEKAYAPYSGFRVGAALLCADGSVVTGCNVENSSYSLTICAERNALFAAVNQGKRDFLAIAIYVDSDEMFPPCGACRQVLAEFSPRLQILYANRLGSISSDLESLLPQAFSLREE
- a CDS encoding N-acetylmuramoyl-L-alanine amidase, which codes for MPNRFKAMLLGMILLSCWASFLGADINLLYMPAKIPKKLPTQTLENRSYVALEKMNTLLQSMIRVEYSEYNDHRINIWYNGQQFTFITNSPYYSFAEGVFNMQYPFLQMGAEYYLPETFFLQNLPLHFPKDIYLKDKVLHIPRPVDKGVVRIVLDPGHGGKDPGAVGKNGTREKDINLNVGLMLKSMLEKELGVEVLMTRSDDRFIPLSGRTKFAMDKKADLFVSLHTNASKNRSAKGLETYYLSTSSTSDSRAEEALENDVVELYEGAGAKKKYDALDFILSDLSQTTYQEYSNELATLVQRNMVSGVQGQDRGVKQASFYVLRGAFMPAILIEMGFISNLNEEAALANKQYQERMSRTIFEGIKRFKYSYDRVLKTN
- a CDS encoding DUF512 domain-containing protein; translated protein: MPLKVMKVQPRSPAAKAGIKDGDTILSINAMPINDFFDLEYYGNDYQLEFELKGSDSNCRILTLLRQPNKPLGIEPEPHEVASCANSCVFCFIDQLPSGLRPTLYQKDDDYLFSYVFGNYITLNNLSPTQLKRIVNQHISPLYVSVHSTDPMLRKKLMRYRTDFDLLQTLRYLSGQGIDFHLQIVCVPQYNCGDRLRATLSDLLAGSVNVLSIGVVPVGLTGFRENLTELKPFTAELAAETITIIDSFRQQGQPVQAADELYVMAGLSVPDEHYYGDFPQLENGIGMLRLSRMNFRRRRSALIKELDKAGMPLVMLTSRSAESTIKELASRLEPKLEKASVRVKAIANNWLGGQVSVSGLLAAKDILEQHNATGNEGLIVPSNIFNHDGITLDDVSQIEFRDLLGRPLLVVDQYFEDWEWI
- a CDS encoding phosphate/phosphite/phosphonate ABC transporter substrate-binding protein, producing MKQAALIVLALILLLASCMSEADKLEKANLELGSKKNPIKMYFVPSMEASTVVTSGEAIAAWLEQETGYKFKVAVPTSYAAVVEAIGAYQADVAWLPTFAYVLAEEKYEAEVQFMTIRNGLNKYCGQFVARADSGIDSLSQIEGKVVAYTDAASTSGYIYPSAILKQQGINPARYTLAGGHPQAITAVYNGTADAACTYWSPPDASGKPMDAREKLLETYPDVFSKLKIVALTDSIPNDTVTFRRGMPDEVKTKLVQALEKFAGTKDGQAIMKELYDIDGLTRATDADYDIVRQTLKALDKDPRQFLKD
- the phnC gene encoding phosphonate ABC transporter ATP-binding protein; this translates as MAQLEIKDLRKTYDHKVWALDKVSFDVQKGDFIILLGLSGSGKSTLLRCINRLIEPDGGDVLYEGKSVRALSPTQLRRYRRSIAMVFQQFNLVKNLSVLTNVLTGRLGYHGLLDKYSASEIDAAYHNLDRVGLKKYAKRQVKSLSGGQQQRVAIARALMQNPAIVLADEPVASLDPATADSIMQYLAEINSEGISVLCSLHFLSLARRYGNRVVALKDGLKVYEGLPVEIDNARFKQIYGQDAEEV
- a CDS encoding acylphosphatase; amino-acid sequence: MLTWELRATGRVQFVGFRRFARTCALRCSLTGWVRNQGDGSVLIEATGDRDKLELFCELLRAGNRFVDVRELRIREQDETVVYDDFTIR
- a CDS encoding LysM peptidoglycan-binding domain-containing protein, coding for MILRYDKKTRSGTGGPCHRRGPAWKLSIVVLALLLPVWLAAEMVTHKVQKGDTLYSLSKKYQVSIEEIWELNGLTSNNIGVGQVLKIKKAEPVKPDFKTPPVKPAQTETSPSPPPAEPPDHSKLNLPDDYYYTVQAGETAFRIAVNHKLTPSDFLRWNNLPAENPPIKPGDRLIIKDPASFNPAEEKPAEQGATIQAATPAPADTLLLDQVYVVKRKDTLFSIAKAHGTTVDDIKARNNLSSNDISVGQKLWLTGTPPADQASGSTSKVRTDCIMPTNGRVTSEFGMRRGRPHKGIDIANKSGTPIYAVLDGVVVYSGTQRGYGNVVLIEHPNFVMTVYAHNEKNLVNVGDHVSQGQQIARMGSTGNSTGPHLHFEYRVKGTALNPRKVLPL
- a CDS encoding RNA polymerase sigma factor RpoD/SigA, producing MNRENVFADQALQNYLKEISKFKALSREEEYELGVRAKAGDQDAINQLVQANLKFVVKIAARYQNRGLSLSELISEGNIGLLKAIEKFDPEKDIKLISYAIWWIKQRIMLAVSEKSSLIRVPLGKSSSVHRVKATRDRMYAETGLKPSNEELSEKMNITEKSIEQLQDQMVETTSYDELISYGDFQEFTTRDMIADDDLVDPQQIYHRERLQHKINRAIEKLDQREADIIRTYYGLNAGQETQNFARIAEKMGLSRERVRQIQKEALKKILSDLKPEEDALVDEFIEKYST